From the genome of Perca fluviatilis chromosome 8, GENO_Pfluv_1.0, whole genome shotgun sequence:
AGCGTTAATACATTCAAAATCAATGTTAAAtcatttcagaataaagaagCAGAAGATTTTACTGACACGGGCGCCTTtgcatatttttacatttttctgttGAATCTGGTTCTGGGATTGGTCAATAGGTTAGAGGGGGCTGTCTTTGGTCTGATGACTCTTTACATTAGTCAGAGACACCTTTCCTCCGTTACACGGAAGAGCTCGGAAGActatcagatgaatgtagttcGCTCCTCCAACATGAACCTGTAAGAACAACAGAGGGAAATTAGACGTCTAAACACATGGATTCATGTTGATCTGGTGTTGTTGAGGAATTAAGATgtggttaacacacacacacacacacacacacacacttacacacacacacacacacacacacacacacacacacacacacacacacacacacacacctacacacacacacacacacacacacaaacacacacacacacacacacacacacacacacacacacacacacacacacacacacacacacacactcacacacacttacacacacacacacacacacacacacacacacacttacacacacacacacacacacacacaaacacaaacacacacacacacacacacacacacacacacacacacacacaaacacagtcctGCCATGGTTCAACATCATGTCACTAATAATTCAACCTGTTTATTAAAGACATATCTATTTACCTTGATAACGAAGTTGGTTCCTGCCACAACTTGACTCCTGTATTTAACTGCTTTGAATTCCACATAATTTGCTCCTGTCTTTTTCTCCACCTGGGACTTCACCTGtgtatgaatgaaataaatgtgatgTAAATTCAGACCTTGGGTGTGGAGGTTGTGAAGAATGAAGGTAGATATAAACTCACCTGATGACAAAGATCCTGAGTTTCTTTAGTGGCGTCCGTTATCGCACCGTATGCTCCGACTATGGTTGCCATTGTGTCGAGGTCTGCTGAAGTTAACAGAGAAGTCAACTGTCTGCTCTCACGTGTCTCAACTGTTTATCACATACAGTAAGCATGTATTTATAGAgagtaacccccccccccccagagagCTACCCCTGACAGGTGGTTCCCCTGCATGTTGGGTGGAGCTGTATGAGTAACAACAACCCTTTTGTTCAGTAAAGTCATGTTGCtaagttaacacacacacacacacacatacacacaccttcaGTACATTCAGTCTAATCCTAGCATCATTTATCACAAATTTCAAATTAATTCAACAATGACTTTGATACTAACAATAAACTAACCTTTAAAATCAGTTCTTGTGTAAGTTTTAACAACGATGGGAAAGTGCGTGTTCACTCCTGTAGAAACCACACCTGCTAAAGATTGATAGTGTTCTTGGCTGGAGTTTAAGAAcatggtattattattttaaaataacagcttaacttgaacacacacactcatacacacacagacacacacacacacacacacacacacacacacacacacacacaca
Proteins encoded in this window:
- the LOC120563455 gene encoding leukocyte cysteine proteinase inhibitor 1-like isoform X3, which gives rise to MATIVGAYGAITDATKETQDLCHQVKSQVEKKTGANYVEFKAVKYRSQVVAGTNFVIKVHVGGANYIHLIVFRALPCNGGKVSLTNVKSHQTKDSPL